The Suricata suricatta isolate VVHF042 chromosome 3, meerkat_22Aug2017_6uvM2_HiC, whole genome shotgun sequence genome contains the following window.
GAAACACACTCAGGGGTCTACGTCCCCGGCTTCGGGAGAACCTCGACAGATGCTGAGCCCCTGCCCTAATGTGGCTAGCCGGTCAGGGGGGCAAAGGAGGGGAGGGCTAGGGGCTCCCGTAAAGAGCGGACAACGGCGGCTGCGTGGCAGGTGGATGCAGGGCCGAGCTGTCCGGCATCTGTGGGGGCGCGTCAGGGCTCCGAAGGGACAAACCGCGCTGGCGGGCGCGCCGGGCTGGAGCATCCGGGGTCACGCAAAGTACATGGCGCGGCCGCCGGGCGTCCCTTCACCTGCCCGCCCTTTCCCTCGGACAGGTCCCGCGAACTCCGCCAGGGGAGGAGCTGGCCGAGCCCCAGGCTGCGGGCGGCGGTCAGAAGAAGGGCGACAAAACTCCCGGGGGCGGCGGCGCCAACCTCAAGGGCGACCGGTCGCGACTGCTCCGGGACCTGCGCGTGGACACCAAGTCGCGGGCGGCGTGGGCCCGCCTTCTGCACGAGCACCCCAACGCGCGCAAACACAAGGGAGGCAACAAGAAGGGCTTGTCCAAGGGCTGCTTCGGCCTCAAGCTGGACCGGATCGGCTCCATGAGCGGCTTGGGATGTTAGTGTGGCGACCCCTGGCGGCGGTGAGTACCACCAACCCTAGGCGCCTGGAGTTCGTGCG
Protein-coding sequences here:
- the NPPC gene encoding C-type natriuretic peptide, whose protein sequence is MHLSQLLACALLLMLLSLRPSEAKPGAPPKVPRTPPGEELAEPQAAGGGQKKGDKTPGGGGANLKGDRSRLLRDLRVDTKSRAAWARLLHEHPNARKHKGGNKKGLSKGCFGLKLDRIGSMSGLGC